From Saccharibacillus brassicae:
GCATATTTTGCGCATGCGATTCGAAAGCGATCCCGTGGGCGAACAGCCAGTGAATGATCGGCAGCACCGATACGTTCAGCAGCTGTTCCAACCAGTTCGCCGCCCCGTGCCGCCGGACCCAGGCGTCGATAAACGGCCGCCCTGCGGCATCTACGCAGCAGAGTCCGTTGAACGGCATGGACGCTTCGCCGCCCTGCAGCCGCGGCTGCACGCTCTCGCGCCAGATGCACGACAGGACGCCGTAGCCGTCCGCTCTCTGTTCATCGGACAGATGGCCGTTGTCGTACGCCGCGCCGGCGATCTCGCCCAGCAGGACGAGGCGCAGCTCGTCGCGAAGATAGGCGTCGCGGCTGGCGAGGCCCTGCAGCCAGTCCGTAATAAGCGGGGCATTTTGCGCCGTATGCGGCGCAATGACCCGGCTCGTGGACGTATTGACGATGCTGAGCGACAGCTTCAGCGAATACGCCTCCGGCCGCGAACGGTTGGCCAGCGTGCGGATCGACTGCTGCGCCGTATAGACATCGTCCGTTTCGCCTAGCAGAATCACGCTGCCCTGCCGGATCTCGTCCGCCAACGCCGAAGAGATCACGCTGCGCCACTGCCAGGGATGGACCGGCACGATCCCGTAATCGCGTTCGTCCGCGCCGGCCTGCCGCAGCTTGCGCCGGAATCCGGCATAGACCGCTGCGCCCGACTGATCCGCGATCCAGCCTTCTTCTCCGCCGGAGCCGGAGAGCGAGGCCGAGAAGCCGAACCGCAGCCGCTCCCGGCGCACGGCGAGCCAGATCGGCCGAATACTCTCGCCGAATTCCGGGCCGTACGCCAGCTGGTCTTCCACCCGGAACCCGATCCGCGATTTGTAGCTCGGATGATACGGATGCCCGTCGATCAGCCGCTGCTCCCAATCTTCGTCCGACGGCGCGGCGGACAGCCCTTGCCGGAAGCGGACCGCGTTCCAATGCCGGGCCAGCGTATCGTTGAGCAGCGTCTGTTCCAGTTCCCGGATAAAAGACAGCCGTTTCGCCGGGTCGGGCGTGCCGGACAACGTAATCTCCAGCAGAAACAAAGCGATCGACCGGGCTTCTTCCGCCGCGGGCCGGGCTTCCTCCGCCAATTCGGCAGCCGATTCGTCCGCCGCCTGCGCGGCTGCCGCTCCGGCGTCCGACACGGCTGTCGGCCTGCGCTCCGCGCTGCCGGACGGCCGGGGGCCTTCGCGCTGCACCGGTTCGTCCGTCAAGCGCAGCCGGCCGAACGTCAGATGCGCTCGGCCGGTGCAGCGATAAGCGACCGGCCGGCCTTCGGCGTCGCGTCCCGCCAGCGTCCATACCGTCAATCCATCCGGCCCGGCCGTTTCCGACGCTTCGACGATCCCTTCATACAGCAGCGATTCGACGAGCTGCTTGAATATGCGTCTGCGCGCGGCGGCATCATGCGGCGACGATAACGCTTCGGCATACCGATCGCGCTCCCGATTTTCCTTTTTCTTCATCCAAGTCCCGCTCCTTCCGCCCGTGGCGCTTGATCCGGCCGTGCCGGCCTGTGTGTATGCAGCGGATTGGCCGCGCGGTGCACGCAGTCGCCCGGCCCTTCGTGCAGGCGTCTTCGGGTCAACTGCTCCACTTCGATATCGGCCGAAAAAACGTCAAACTGCGCATACCGCTCGCTCCGTTCCGGGAAGCGCGCCTGATAGTCCAGCACGGCTTCCGCCACCAGTCTCCACCAATCCGTTTCGCTCAAGCCGTACTGTTTTTCTACAAAAAACGCCAGTTCCGTCAAATGGATAAACAGCAGCGCATCCAGCATAAAATCTTTCACTTCGTCCGGACGTTCTTTTTCCAGAAACGAATTGCGGTTCACCCCGTGGTGATTGGCCGGCGGATAATCGACGCCCGGATAACCGAACGGATGCGGCAAAGACGGACAGTACCGTACGCCGTCGTGAAAATCTTTGAGCGCGATCCGGGTCGGCCACCCGTGCTCGACGATCACAATCATGTTCTGCGCATGCGATTCCAGACCCGCCCCGTAAGCATAGAGCAGATGCAGCAGCGGAGCCGTCGCCACGGCAATCAGCTGCCGGCACCAATTCTCCGCTCCGTGCTGCCGAATCCACGGATCGATCGTCGGCTCGCCCGAACGTTCCAGCCGGGTCAGCATATTGAACGGAAACGCCGCTTCGTCGTCCGTCAGATGCGGATGCAGGCTTTCGCGCCAGATCGCGCCCAGCGAACCGTACACGCTTTGCTCCAGCAGGTCCGGCAGCTTCTGGTGGTCGTAAGAGATGCCGACGATTTCCCGCAGCACGATCAGCCGAAGTTCCGTATGCAGAAAAGGATCTTCCTCCGCCATCCGGCCAATCCAGTCGGAGACGCGGGCCGCGTTCAGAATCGTATGCTGCGCCAAAATGCGGCCCGAAGACGTATTCACGATATTCATCGGCAGCTTGACGTAAGGTTGGTCCGGCCGATCGAGATTGGTCAGCGTGCGGATCGACTGCTGGGGACGGTACCTGTCTCCGGCCCGGCCGAGAAAGATCAGTTGTCCGGACGAGAGTTGATCGAGGCAGGCGGTCGAGAGAACCCGCTCCCACTGCCACGGATGCACCGGCACGCACGCATAGTCTTCCAGACTCGCCCCCGGCGCCGCTGCGCCGAACAGGCGGCCGATCCGCTGCGCTTCGGCGGTACCCAGTTGTTCCCGGACAAAAGCCGCGTAACTGCCGACCGAAGCTGACGTCGACAGGCGCACCGCGTCATGCCGGATCGCGATCCAGACCAGCTGGAATTCCGGGCTGAATTCCGGTCCGTACGCCCGGTTGTCGGCCAGCGTAAAACCGATCCGCGATTTGTAGCACGGATGGTACGGATGACCTTCGGTCATCGCCGATTCCCAGCCGTCATAGTCCTTGTCGTACGGACCGAGCCGGCTTGCCGGTTCGGCTGCGGACTGGGCGTCTTTCCACAGCGTCTGCTGCAGCTCGTTCACGAAACGCGCCAGCAGATGCGCGGGCGCGCCGATCTGCGCGGACAATTCGTGCACGAACAGGGCGACCGATTCCGCTTCGTTCGTCCCTTCCGCGCCGATCCGCAGCACAGGCCGGTCGGACAGCCGGATACGATCGAAACTTTGTTTTCGCGCGGCCCGGAACACGTACTGCACCGCTTGCCCTTCCGCCGTTTGTCCTTCCAGTGTGTATTCCCGCTCCGCCGCGTCCGTAATAATCGGGTCCCGAATCATTTGTTCGTAGAGCAAAGACTCGATCAGCTGCCGGAATACGCGCCGCCGAACGGCGGTCATCTCCACCGATCCGGCAAGCGCCGCTGTCAAACCGTCCATCGCGCACCTCCTCCAAATATAGGGACTTTCGTCCGTCGTCTTCCTCCGTCCGTCTTCTTCATTCCCGTAAATAGACATGCTCGGGATGCGGATGGCTCAGAAAATCGTGATGTGAAATCGCCCAGCCGTAAGCGCCGGCATACCGGAACAGCAGCACGTCGCCTACCCGGACGCCGACGTTTTCGGCTGCCGAAACGTCGCTGGCCAATACGTCTTTGGGCGTGCAGAGCTGGC
This genomic window contains:
- a CDS encoding IucA/IucC family protein, with product MDGLTAALAGSVEMTAVRRRVFRQLIESLLYEQMIRDPIITDAAEREYTLEGQTAEGQAVQYVFRAARKQSFDRIRLSDRPVLRIGAEGTNEAESVALFVHELSAQIGAPAHLLARFVNELQQTLWKDAQSAAEPASRLGPYDKDYDGWESAMTEGHPYHPCYKSRIGFTLADNRAYGPEFSPEFQLVWIAIRHDAVRLSTSASVGSYAAFVREQLGTAEAQRIGRLFGAAAPGASLEDYACVPVHPWQWERVLSTACLDQLSSGQLIFLGRAGDRYRPQQSIRTLTNLDRPDQPYVKLPMNIVNTSSGRILAQHTILNAARVSDWIGRMAEEDPFLHTELRLIVLREIVGISYDHQKLPDLLEQSVYGSLGAIWRESLHPHLTDDEAAFPFNMLTRLERSGEPTIDPWIRQHGAENWCRQLIAVATAPLLHLLYAYGAGLESHAQNMIVIVEHGWPTRIALKDFHDGVRYCPSLPHPFGYPGVDYPPANHHGVNRNSFLEKERPDEVKDFMLDALLFIHLTELAFFVEKQYGLSETDWWRLVAEAVLDYQARFPERSERYAQFDVFSADIEVEQLTRRRLHEGPGDCVHRAANPLHTHRPARPDQAPRAEGAGLG
- a CDS encoding IucA/IucC family protein encodes the protein MKKKENRERDRYAEALSSPHDAAARRRIFKQLVESLLYEGIVEASETAGPDGLTVWTLAGRDAEGRPVAYRCTGRAHLTFGRLRLTDEPVQREGPRPSGSAERRPTAVSDAGAAAAQAADESAAELAEEARPAAEEARSIALFLLEITLSGTPDPAKRLSFIRELEQTLLNDTLARHWNAVRFRQGLSAAPSDEDWEQRLIDGHPYHPSYKSRIGFRVEDQLAYGPEFGESIRPIWLAVRRERLRFGFSASLSGSGGEEGWIADQSGAAVYAGFRRKLRQAGADERDYGIVPVHPWQWRSVISSALADEIRQGSVILLGETDDVYTAQQSIRTLANRSRPEAYSLKLSLSIVNTSTSRVIAPHTAQNAPLITDWLQGLASRDAYLRDELRLVLLGEIAGAAYDNGHLSDEQRADGYGVLSCIWRESVQPRLQGGEASMPFNGLCCVDAAGRPFIDAWVRRHGAANWLEQLLNVSVLPIIHWLFAHGIAFESHAQNMLLIHEEGWPVRIALKDFHDGIRFKPELLAQPERCPAFADVPAYHRRVNRNSFLVADDPAEVRDFVHDAFFFINLGELALFMHKHYGLSETWFWTEVRAVIASYQRRFPEHRERYELLSPFAATIGVEQLTKRRMYADDELHMHQVPNPLAEASRESRAKTAVPTRT